One Pieris napi chromosome W, ilPieNapi1.2, whole genome shotgun sequence DNA segment encodes these proteins:
- the LOC125062100 gene encoding LOW QUALITY PROTEIN: ankyrin repeat and zinc finger domain-containing protein 1-like (The sequence of the model RefSeq protein was modified relative to this genomic sequence to represent the inferred CDS: inserted 3 bases in 2 codons), producing MKMSSKTDSIKPKTVRVFDLDDYEKLLKGIQIASCMITESHQIVDEQSVLKRLNALTINGASDGNXSCGVGPFETRAQQTAHYKHHWHTHNLKRKLFGKSALSLGQFNSRQDDSSVSGSDSETESTNSKPASDLFAAATRHCKAFFTNKAGQVYCVYRCILHHKNEDLSTDGEGYAWIELCQRLTIPGYQRWAVLMVSGGHFAGAIFSAAVPVVHKTHHSYVTRRGQGQAQSARDQHGNMPRSAGASLRRYNQAQFLEHVQEIIASWSEDLIGCSLVLYRAVGSTNQAALFGKNSPLKREDLRVWALPFPTRKPTYKEVKRVHDTVASIEVYDGMTLFKSIISKTSKTTDSTVTKKPQKSPGKPIDRAKSRERIPRELPTQMMSSEDEGPCFIDSETPVGWIKALSEQSSKGILTNSRKDLLIDNNSISARSSCSEQGVLEEKKTKKKKKKKPEEKQEKLKKIEVKIPANVKKMWKVISGNEQNSLETIIETWEGDLEEACNTQDPTDGNTALHKAAIAAKPESFSQILTAGGDPCIKNHQLQTPYAATPHHDTRVAFRMLQANYPEKYNYNKSQIPGPLSPEMLEIEKEKKLQQKRAKRLREKEKQVEKNKTNHFLHLTDAQKVKAEVPRCFLCAXLPKVPFEYDSYKFCTVKCLQNHRNEKCLKIYIF from the exons atgaaaatgtcTTCTAAAACAGATTCAATAAAACCAAAAACGGTCCGAGTCTTTGATTTAGACGATTACGAAAAGCTACTTAAAGGCATACAGATAGCATCATGCATGATAACGGAGTCACACCAAATTG TTGATGAACAGAGTGTTTTAAAGCGTCTCAATGCCTTAACTATTAATGGAGCTAGTGATGGGAA TAGTTGTGGTGTGGGGCCATTTGAGACAAGAGCCCAGCAGACTGCACATTATAAACATCACTGGCACACACATAACTTGAAAAGGAAGTTATTTGGAAAGTCTGCATTGTCACTCGGACAGTTTAATTCACGGCAAG atgACTCTAGTGTATCAGGCAGTGATTCCGAAACTGAAAGTACAAACTCAAAACCAGCTAGTGATCTGTTTGCAGCAGCAACAAGGCATTGTAAAGCATTTTTTACCAACAAAGCTGGTCAAGTTTACTGTGTATATCGATGTATATTGCATCATAAAAAT gaAGATTTGTCAACTGATGGCGAAGGCTATGCCTGGATAGAGTTGTGTCAACGTCTAACAATACCAGGATACCAGCGCTGGGCCGTATTGATGGTATCTGGTGGACATTTTGCTGGGGCTATCTTCTCTGCAGCTGTTCCAGTTGTCCATAAAACACACCATTCATATGTTACTAGACGTGGTCAGGGTCAAGCACAAAGTGCTAGAGATCAGCATGGGAATATGCCTAGATCTGCTGGAGCAAGTTTGAGGCGGTATAATCAAGCCCAGTTCTTGGAG CATGTACAAGAAATAATAGCGAGCTGGTCAGAAGACCTAATAGGTTGTTCTCTAGTCCTATACAGGGCTGTGGGCTCAACTAATCAAGCAGCATTATTTGGCAAGAACTCACCGCTTAAGCGAGAGGACTTAAGGGTTTGGGCTTTGCCCTTCCCAACTCGGAAACCAACATATAAAGAGGTCAAGAGAGTCCACGATACGGTTGCCAGTATTGAGGTGTATG ATGGCATGACACTGTTTAaatctatta tttcCAAAACTTCAAAGACGACCGACTCGACAGTTACCAAAAAGCCGCAAAAAAGTCCAGGAAAGCCCATAGATAGGGCGAAATCGAGGGAACGAATTCCTCGGGAGCTTCCAACTCAGATGATGTCAAGTGAAGACGAAGGTCCGTGTTTCATTGATTCAGAAACTCCAGTAG GCTGGATAAAAGCGCTATCGGAACAAAGCTCGAAAGGTATTCTAACGAATTCTCGTAAGGACCTGCTTATTGACAACAATTCAATCAGTGCGCGCAGCTCCTGCAGCGAACAAGGCGTATTAGAAGAAAAGAAGacaaagaagaagaagaaaaagaaaccAGAGGAGAAACAAGAGAAGCTGAAAAAAATTGAAGTTAAAATACCAGCGAATGTTAAAAAG atgtGGAAAGTAATATCTGGCAATGAACAGAATTCACTAGAGACAATAATTGAGACTTGGGAAGGTGATTTAGAAGAGGCTTGTAACACTCAAGATCCGACTGATGGCAACACAGCCCTTCATAAGGCTGCCATCGCTGCGAAACCGG aatcttttagtcAAATCCTGACAGCGGGTGGTGACCCGTGTATAAAGAACCATCAGCTTCAAACTCCATACGCGGCGACACCGCATCACGATACTCGAGTCGCATTCAGAATGCTCCAGGCTAATTATCCcgagaaatataattataataag TCACAAATACCGGGTCCGTTATCACCTGAAATGTTAGAGATTGAGAAAGAGAAGAAGTTACAACAGAAACGCGCGAAAAGATTGAGGGAGAAAGAGAAACAAGTGGAGAAGAATAAGACTAATCACTTCTTACATTTAACGGACGCCCAGAAG GTCAAAGCTGAGGTGCCAAGATGTTTCCTCTGTG ATCTACCAAAAGTGCCGTTTGAGTATGACTCATACAAATTTTGTACAGTCAAGTGCCTTCAGAATCACAGAAATGAAAAGTgcttgaaaatatatattttttag